CCTCGACATCGACATCCTCACCGAGGCCGAGGAATCCGAGCGCCGTCAGGCGGAGTTTGCCGAACGCACGAAGCTGTTCATGGACAGTCTCGATCTCGACGAATTCTTTGCCCAGCTTCTCGTGTCCGAGGGCTTCACCAATCTCGAGGAAGTCGCCTATGTCGATGTCGACGAGCTTCTGGTGATCGACGGCGTGGACGAGGAAACGGCGACCGAGTTGCAGGCGCGTGCCCGCGACGTGCTCGAGGAGGCGAACCGGTCCGCGCTTGCCCATGCCCGCGAGCTGGGTGTCGAGGACAGCCTGGTTGACTTCGAGGGCCTGACACCCCAAATGATTGAGGCGCTGGCCGAGGACGGGGTGAAATCCCTCGAGGATTTCGCGACCTGCGCCGACTGGGAGCTGGCCGGTGGCTGGACCACGGTGAACGGCGAGCGCGTGAAGGACGACGGCGTCCTTGAGAAGTTCGACGTCTCTCTCGAAGAAGCACAGAACCTTGTGATGACGGCACGGATCCAGCTCGGCTGGGTCGATCCGGCGGATCTGGCGTCCGATGAGGAAGAGACCGAAGTGGAAGAGGAAAGCGAGGCCTGAGTTCAGGCCTCGTGCGAGGTGTGAGATGACCCGAGGCGGGATGACGAAAACCAGGGACGAAGCGGAACGGCGCTGCATCGTGACGCGCGAAGCGCAGCCGAAGCGCGGGCTCATCCGGTTCGTCGTCTCCCCCGACGGTCTCCTCGTACCGGATTTGGCGGAGAAACTGCCGGGTCGCGGGATCTGGGTCGCCGCCGACCGCGCGGCTCTGGAGGAGGCGGTGAAGAAACGCCTCTTCTCGAAAGCCGCCCGCGCGGACGTGACAGTTCCCGACGGGCTTGTCGATCTGATCGAGGAGGGGCTTGCGGACCGGGTCGTGCATCTCATCTCGCTCGCGCGCAAGGCGGGCGAGGCGGTCTGCGGTTTCGAGAAGGTGAAGAGCTGGCTTGCCGAGGGGCGCGCGAAAGTGCTGTTGCAGGCTTCCGACGGATCGGAGCGCGGCAAGGGCAAGCTCTGGACCCCGGAAGGGGGACGCTGGTTCGGGCATATGACCAGTGCCGAATTGGGTTTGGCTTTTGGCCGTGAAAGTGTGATACATGGCGCGCTCGCAGGTGGCGGACTCGGCAAACGTGTTGTAGAGGAAGCCAACCGCCTTATGGGCATGCGCGAGACAAACGGTGGAGAGGGCTCCGCCGGAAAGGGTAAGACGACGAAATGAGCGATACAGACGGCAAGAAAACCCTCGGCATTCGCGGCGGCTCCGGGTCGGTGAAGCAGAGCTTCTCCCATGGCCGCACGAAGAACGTCGTGGTCGAAACGAAGCGGAAACGTGTCGTGGTCCCGAAGCCGGGTGCCGCGAAGTCGTCCGGTTCGGGCTCCGGCTCGTCTGCCTTCGGCGATCCGAAGAAGCGGCCTGCGGGGATTTCCGACGCCGAGATGGAGCGCCGGATGAAGGCGCTCGCCGCGGCGAAGGCCGCGGAGGCCGATGAGGCCAGGAAGCGTGAGGCAGAAGAGCGCCAGCGCGAGGAAGAGCGCGAGCGTCGTCGTCGCGAGGTCGAGGAGAAGGCCCGCGAAGATGCCGAACGCGAAGCCGCGCTGAAGGCCAAGGAAGAAGAAGAGGAACGTTCCCGTCGCGAGGCCGAAGAGGCCAAGAAACGCGAGGCGGAAGCGCGCAAGAAACCGGCTGCGGCACCCGCCGCCGCCCCGGCTGCGCCGAAGACGGACGATCCGGCTGCGGCCCAGGCGGCGATCCAGAAGCAGGAGCGCGGGGGCCGGGCCGTCGTCACACCGCCGCGCGGGCGTGAGACCCGCGAGGAAGACGACCGTGGCGGGCGCGGCAAGGGCGGCGACAACCGCCGCTCCGGCAAGCTCACCATCAAGCAGGCGCTCGACGGCGGCGAAGGCGGCCGGCAGCGTTCCGTCGCCTCGATGCGGCGCAAGCAGGAGCGCATGCGCCAGAAGGCCATGGGCGGCCCCGATCAGCGCGAGAAGGTTGTGCGCGACGTTCAGGTGCCGGAAACCATTGTCGTTTCCGAACTTGCCAACCGCATGGCCGAGCGCGTTGCCGATGTCGTGAAGTCGCTCATGAAAATGGGCATGATGGTCACGCAGAACCAGTCGATCGACGCGGATACCGCCGAACTGATCGTCGAGGAATTCGGCCACCGCATCCAGCGCGTGTCCGATGCCGATGTCGAGGACGTGATCCAGCAGCTCGAGGACAAGCCCGAGGACAAGAAGGCGCGTCCGCCGGTGATCACCATCATGGGCCACGTCGACCACGGCAAGACCTCGCTGCTCGACGCGATCCGCAACGCCAACGTCACCTCCGGCGAGGCCGGCGGCATCACGCAGCACATCGGTGCCTATCAGGTTCAGACCGACAGCGGCGCGACGCTGACCTTCCTCGACACGCCGGGTCACGCGGCCTTCACCTCCATGCGGGCGCGCGGCGCGGACGTCACGGATATCGTCGTGCTCGTTGTGGCGGCCGATGACTCGGTCATGCCGCAGACGATCGAGGCGATCAACCACGCGAAGGCGGCGAAAGTGCCGATGATCGTGGCGATCAACAAGTGCGACAAGCCGGACGCGGATCCGAACAAGGTGCGCACCGAGCTTCTCCAGCACGAGGTGATCGTGGAGGAGATGTCCGGTGACGTTCAGGACGTGGAAGTCTCCGCGAAGACCGGCAAGGGGCTCGATGACCTGCTCGAGGCGATCGCGCTCCAGGCCGAGATCCTCGAACTGAAGGCCAACCCGGATCGTGCCGCCGAGGGTGCCGTGATCGAAGCCCAGCTCGACGTGGGTCGCGGTCCGGTGGCGACGGTGCTCGTGCAGAAAGGGACGCTCAAGCGCGGCGACATCTTCGTCGTGGGCGAGCAATGGGGCAAGGTCCGTGCGCTCGTGAACGACAAGGGCGACCGCGTCGACGAGGCGGGACCCTCCGTCCCGGTGGAGGTTCTGGGTCTCAACGGCACGCCGGAGGCGGGTGACGTTCTCAACGTCGTCTCGACCGAGGCGCAGGCGCGCGAGATCGCCGAATACCGCGAGCAGGCCGCCAAGGACAAACGCGCCGCCGCCGGTGCCGCGACCACGCTCGACCAGCTTCTCGCCAAGGCGAAGGCGGACGAAAACGTGGCCGAACTGCCGATCCTCGTGAAGGCGGACGTGCAGGGCTCCGCCGAGGCGATCGTCCAGGCGATGGAGAAGATCGGGAACGACGAGGTGCGCGTGCGTGTGCTCCACTACGGTGTGGGCGCGATCACGGAAACCGACATCGGTCTGGCCGAGGCCTCCGGTGCGCCGGTCATCGGCTTCAACGTCCGGGCGAACGCTCCGGCGCGGAACGCCGCGAACCAGAAGGGCGTGGAAATCCGGTATTACTCGGTGATCTACGATCTCGTGGACGATGTGAAGGCGGCGGCCTCCGGCCTGCTCTCTGCGGAGATCCGCGAGAACTTCATCGGCTATGCCCAGATCAAGGAGGTCTTCAAGGTCTCCGGCGTCGGCAAGGTCGCGGGTTGTCTGGTCACGGAGGGCGTGGCGCGCCGCTCCGCCGGCGTGCGCCTTCTCCGCGATGACGTGGTGATCCACGAAGGCACGCTGAAGACGCTCAAGCGCTTCAAGGACGAGGTCAAGGAGGTCATCTCCGGCCAGGAATGCGGGATGGCGTTCGAGAATTACGACGACATCCGTCCGGGCGATGTGATCGAGATCTTCGAACGCGAGGAAGTGGAGCGGAAGCTCGATTGAGTTTCCGAACCCCGCAGTTAGCTAAAAGACAAAGGCGAGCCGTCATGGCTCGCCTTTTTCATCGCGATACATCGAGACGCGGAGAAAGTGCGCGTCAGGCGACTTTCTTGTAGGATACGGGCTTGCCGGTAAAGGTCTTGTCCCCCACGCGAACGAGGATGTTCCCGTTCGACGTCTCGCCGACATAGTGCCCCTGAACCGAAATATACTTGCCGAGAGTGATTGAACGCATCATTGCACTTGCCCCCCAATTGAATGACGTGTGCGATTGAGTTATCGCAAAACGCTTTCAAAATCATTTACAAATTTAGAACATTTGCCCGAAAACAGCACAAATGTTGAGCAAAGAGTGGTGCCTCACAGAAGGTCGCGCAGGATGGGAATCAGCGGAATATCGGCGGGCGGCATCGGATAGTCACGTAGCTCCGACGCCTTTGCCCATTTCAGCACTTGCCCCTCGCGCGGCGACGGAATGCCGTTCCACCTGCGACAGGCGAAAAGCGGCATCATCAGGTGGAAGTCGTCATAGCTGTGAGAGGCGAAGGTCAGTGGGGCGAGGCAGGAATTCCAGGTCTCGATCCCCAGTTCCTCGTGCAACTCGCGCACCAGCGCCGCCTCGGGCGTTTCGCCCGGCTCCACCTTCCCGCCTGGGAACTCCCACAGACCCGCCATCGCCTTCCCCTCGGGACGCTGCGCCAGAAGGACGCGGCCCTCGATGTCGATGAGGGCGACCGCCGAAACGAGCACGAGTTTCACGAACGGTAATCCGCGTTGATCGTGATGTAGCCATGGGTGAGATCGCAGGTCCAGACCGTCGCCGCCCCATCGTCGAGCCCGAGATCCACGCGGATCAGGATCTCGTCGTTCTTCATGTAGGCGGCGCCGGCCTCCTCCGTGTAGCTCGGGGAGACCCAGCCCTTTTCGGCGACGAGGATATCGCCGAACCAGATCGTGAGCCGATCCCGCTCCGCCCGCTCGCCGGACTTTCCGACCGCCATCACGATGCGACCCCAGTTCGGATCTTCGCCGGCGACGGCGGTTTTCACGAGCGGGGAATTGGCGATGGCCT
The nucleotide sequence above comes from Celeribacter indicus. Encoded proteins:
- a CDS encoding RNA-binding protein produces the protein MTRGGMTKTRDEAERRCIVTREAQPKRGLIRFVVSPDGLLVPDLAEKLPGRGIWVAADRAALEEAVKKRLFSKAARADVTVPDGLVDLIEEGLADRVVHLISLARKAGEAVCGFEKVKSWLAEGRAKVLLQASDGSERGKGKLWTPEGGRWFGHMTSAELGLAFGRESVIHGALAGGGLGKRVVEEANRLMGMRETNGGEGSAGKGKTTK
- the infB gene encoding translation initiation factor IF-2, which translates into the protein MSDTDGKKTLGIRGGSGSVKQSFSHGRTKNVVVETKRKRVVVPKPGAAKSSGSGSGSSAFGDPKKRPAGISDAEMERRMKALAAAKAAEADEARKREAEERQREEERERRRREVEEKAREDAEREAALKAKEEEEERSRREAEEAKKREAEARKKPAAAPAAAPAAPKTDDPAAAQAAIQKQERGGRAVVTPPRGRETREEDDRGGRGKGGDNRRSGKLTIKQALDGGEGGRQRSVASMRRKQERMRQKAMGGPDQREKVVRDVQVPETIVVSELANRMAERVADVVKSLMKMGMMVTQNQSIDADTAELIVEEFGHRIQRVSDADVEDVIQQLEDKPEDKKARPPVITIMGHVDHGKTSLLDAIRNANVTSGEAGGITQHIGAYQVQTDSGATLTFLDTPGHAAFTSMRARGADVTDIVVLVVAADDSVMPQTIEAINHAKAAKVPMIVAINKCDKPDADPNKVRTELLQHEVIVEEMSGDVQDVEVSAKTGKGLDDLLEAIALQAEILELKANPDRAAEGAVIEAQLDVGRGPVATVLVQKGTLKRGDIFVVGEQWGKVRALVNDKGDRVDEAGPSVPVEVLGLNGTPEAGDVLNVVSTEAQAREIAEYREQAAKDKRAAAGAATTLDQLLAKAKADENVAELPILVKADVQGSAEAIVQAMEKIGNDEVRVRVLHYGVGAITETDIGLAEASGAPVIGFNVRANAPARNAANQKGVEIRYYSVIYDLVDDVKAAASGLLSAEIRENFIGYAQIKEVFKVSGVGKVAGCLVTEGVARRSAGVRLLRDDVVIHEGTLKTLKRFKDEVKEVISGQECGMAFENYDDIRPGDVIEIFEREEVERKLD
- the mutT gene encoding 8-oxo-dGTP diphosphatase MutT is translated as MKLVLVSAVALIDIEGRVLLAQRPEGKAMAGLWEFPGGKVEPGETPEAALVRELHEELGIETWNSCLAPLTFASHSYDDFHLMMPLFACRRWNGIPSPREGQVLKWAKASELRDYPMPPADIPLIPILRDLL